From Arthrobacter sp. FW306-2-2C-D06B, a single genomic window includes:
- a CDS encoding HhH-GPD-type base excision DNA repair protein, with translation MELHITGDPAADQLLSDDAFALLIGMLLDQQVTMESAFAGPEKIRTRIGSMSPAAIAEYDPAGFVEVFKERPSVHRFPGSMAGRVQDLAATVQHDWNGDATAIWTQDNPDGKEVLRRLKELPGFGEQKAKIFLALLGKQRGLQAQGWREAAGAYGQESAFLSVADIVDPESLRKVRANKQAAKAAIKAAKASGS, from the coding sequence ATGGAACTGCACATTACGGGCGACCCCGCCGCCGACCAACTGCTCAGCGATGACGCGTTCGCACTTCTCATCGGGATGCTGCTAGACCAACAGGTGACCATGGAGTCTGCGTTTGCCGGACCCGAAAAGATCCGGACGCGGATCGGATCCATGTCCCCTGCCGCAATCGCTGAATATGACCCTGCAGGCTTCGTTGAGGTCTTCAAGGAGCGTCCGTCCGTCCACCGTTTCCCCGGCTCGATGGCCGGCCGCGTCCAGGATCTCGCCGCGACCGTTCAGCACGATTGGAATGGAGACGCAACGGCCATCTGGACCCAGGACAACCCAGATGGCAAGGAGGTGCTCCGCAGGTTGAAGGAATTGCCCGGCTTCGGAGAGCAGAAGGCAAAAATCTTCCTGGCACTGCTCGGGAAGCAGCGCGGACTCCAGGCGCAAGGTTGGCGCGAGGCTGCCGGCGCATACGGCCAGGAGAGCGCTTTTCTTTCTGTCGCCGACATCGTGGATCCGGAGTCGCTGAGAAAAGTTCGCGCCAACAAGCAGGCTGCCAAAGCCGCGATCAAAGCGGCGAAGGCTTCCGGGAGCTGA
- a CDS encoding dihydrofolate reductase family protein: MGGTAAQAASADLMIDLIISLDGYASAVGWPGWWGLEGPEYLAWLDQEGQKGYTFLLGARTYRLMSRMSEEAAAQGSGFSEDEGATLTGLAAVPKVVFSSTLQAPLTWPNSELVTGDAVQAVAEMKRTRTGPLSTLGSLSLCRSLLTAGLVDRFRVVVFPVITGSTGRERIYDGYPDVSLEMVENRTFDGRLQLLEYIPTVLSGPPGTGRVPGDVRR, translated from the coding sequence ATGGGCGGGACAGCGGCGCAGGCGGCATCAGCAGACCTGATGATCGACCTGATCATATCTTTGGACGGGTATGCCTCCGCCGTAGGATGGCCCGGCTGGTGGGGCCTGGAAGGGCCGGAATACCTGGCGTGGCTCGATCAGGAGGGGCAGAAGGGCTACACCTTCCTTCTCGGGGCGAGAACCTACCGGCTGATGTCCAGGATGTCGGAGGAGGCAGCGGCCCAAGGCTCGGGATTCTCCGAGGATGAGGGCGCCACCCTGACCGGCCTTGCTGCCGTGCCGAAGGTCGTCTTTTCGTCCACGCTGCAGGCACCCTTGACGTGGCCGAACTCGGAGCTGGTCACGGGGGACGCGGTCCAGGCCGTGGCGGAGATGAAGCGGACCAGGACCGGGCCGTTGAGCACTCTCGGGAGCCTGAGCCTGTGCCGGTCGTTGCTGACCGCAGGACTCGTGGATAGATTCCGGGTGGTCGTTTTCCCGGTGATCACGGGCAGCACCGGGCGGGAGCGGATCTACGACGGCTATCCGGACGTCTCGCTTGAGATGGTGGAGAACAGGACCTTCGACGGTCGACTCCAGCTGCTCGAGTACATCCCCACGGTGCTCAGCGGTCCGCCGGGGACCGGTCGGGTGCCCGGTGACGTCCGGAGGTGA
- a CDS encoding transglycosylase domain-containing protein: MQSVTEPDQAQPPVPKGAKKAKRSKRKWRRKLLLALIAPLVLVQIIAFMFSMGVTPTRTAYMLEAGEPNVYQFVSINHMSRHLLAATIAHEDEQLGTRSGAFDVGDLQARAQAYFQGKPDPSGSTIPQQLVKNIFLWDDQNAVRKGIEAVLATQFSYTLSPQRTLELYLNYAQFGPHLYGVCAASWYYFGTPPWNMTDYQSAQLMGVLPLPDLVKRDPSGGIYLGTGVDPAVWNLVNGAANVWVPRQLAGLGGWQGAVATIGITDTADSHAGQRTDNDACSTMPQSVKDRIQSEAG; encoded by the coding sequence GTGCAGTCTGTAACGGAGCCGGATCAGGCCCAGCCCCCAGTTCCTAAAGGCGCCAAGAAGGCCAAGCGGTCCAAACGGAAGTGGCGGCGCAAGCTCCTCCTGGCGCTGATCGCCCCGCTTGTCCTGGTCCAAATTATTGCCTTCATGTTCAGTATGGGCGTGACCCCGACACGTACCGCTTACATGCTGGAGGCGGGTGAGCCCAACGTCTATCAGTTCGTCTCGATCAACCACATGAGCCGGCACTTGCTGGCCGCGACCATCGCCCATGAAGACGAACAGCTCGGCACACGCAGCGGGGCCTTCGACGTCGGCGACCTCCAGGCAAGGGCACAGGCGTACTTCCAGGGAAAGCCCGACCCCAGCGGTTCCACGATCCCCCAGCAGCTGGTCAAGAACATTTTCCTCTGGGACGACCAAAACGCCGTGCGCAAGGGCATTGAAGCTGTCCTCGCAACCCAGTTCAGCTACACGTTGAGCCCTCAGCGCACCTTGGAGCTCTATCTGAACTATGCCCAGTTCGGACCCCACCTCTACGGCGTTTGCGCCGCCAGCTGGTACTACTTCGGAACACCGCCGTGGAACATGACCGATTACCAGTCGGCGCAGCTCATGGGCGTCCTCCCACTACCGGATCTGGTCAAGAGAGACCCCAGCGGGGGCATCTACCTCGGCACGGGCGTCGACCCCGCCGTGTGGAACCTTGTGAATGGAGCCGCCAACGTCTGGGTACCCCGGCAGCTCGCTGGCCTGGGCGGATGGCAGGGGGCCGTCGCGACAATCGGCATCACAGACACCGCCGACAGCCATGCCGGCCAGCGCACCGATAACGACGCCTGCTCCACCATGCCCCAAAGCGTCAAGGACCGCATCCAAAGCGAGGCCGGCTAG
- a CDS encoding carboxypeptidase-like regulatory domain-containing protein, which translates to MSEVKRFLVTLLAAALWLCGCAGPGDPDAGHTGVVTGVVLTAPVCPVERVGQECPPRPVPGAAVVALAGDAARGSTRTDGTGAFHLTLPDGRYVIKASNIGGYLSMATQPVVISEIPVHVTLVVDSGIR; encoded by the coding sequence GTGAGTGAAGTGAAGCGATTCCTCGTGACCCTGCTGGCCGCGGCCCTGTGGTTGTGCGGATGCGCCGGTCCGGGAGATCCGGACGCGGGGCATACCGGTGTTGTCACCGGCGTTGTCCTGACCGCACCGGTATGTCCCGTCGAACGTGTCGGTCAGGAGTGTCCGCCGCGCCCCGTCCCAGGCGCCGCGGTTGTCGCCTTGGCGGGGGACGCTGCCCGGGGCTCGACACGGACCGACGGCACCGGTGCCTTCCATCTCACGCTGCCTGACGGTCGTTACGTGATCAAGGCGAGCAACATCGGCGGTTACCTTTCAATGGCGACCCAGCCGGTGGTCATCTCGGAGATCCCCGTTCATGTCACGCTGGTTGTGGACAGCGGGATTCGCTAA
- a CDS encoding aldo/keto reductase: MQYRTLGNSGAVVSNYALGTMTFGAEATEETSHAILDSYVAAGGNFIDTADVYSAGASEEIIGRWLAERPDARDRVVLATKGRFPMGTAPNDVGTSRRHLTRALDDSLRRLGVEQIDLYQMHAWDPITPLEETLRFLHDSVSSGKIAYYGFSNFLGWQLTKAVHVAKAFGWSAPVTLQPQYSLLVREIESEIVPASLDAGIGLLPWSPLGGGWLSGKYKRNVPPTGATRLGENPERGMEAWQARNDDPRTWDVIGTVEKIAADHGVSASQVALAWLTDRPAVTSVILGARTTDQLADNLAAADLELSPEETGRLTEASQPRVGVYPYGPMAQNQRSRKIEGGR; the protein is encoded by the coding sequence ATGCAATACCGCACTTTGGGCAACAGCGGCGCAGTGGTTTCGAACTACGCGCTCGGAACGATGACATTCGGTGCCGAAGCTACCGAGGAAACGTCCCACGCCATCCTGGACAGCTACGTCGCCGCCGGCGGCAACTTCATTGACACCGCCGATGTTTACAGCGCCGGTGCATCGGAAGAGATCATCGGCCGTTGGCTGGCCGAACGGCCCGATGCGCGGGACCGCGTGGTGCTGGCCACCAAGGGCCGCTTCCCTATGGGGACGGCGCCGAACGACGTCGGCACCTCCCGACGCCACCTCACGCGGGCGTTGGACGACTCGCTCCGCCGCCTGGGCGTGGAGCAGATCGACCTCTACCAAATGCACGCGTGGGACCCCATCACACCGTTGGAGGAGACGCTGCGCTTCCTGCACGACTCCGTCAGCAGCGGCAAGATCGCCTACTACGGTTTTTCCAACTTTCTGGGGTGGCAATTGACCAAGGCCGTCCACGTCGCCAAGGCCTTTGGATGGAGCGCACCGGTGACCTTGCAGCCGCAGTACAGCCTGCTGGTGCGTGAGATCGAATCGGAGATCGTTCCGGCATCCCTGGATGCTGGAATCGGGCTGCTGCCGTGGTCTCCCTTGGGCGGGGGTTGGCTCTCCGGCAAGTACAAGCGCAATGTGCCGCCAACCGGCGCGACCCGCCTTGGTGAAAACCCGGAACGCGGCATGGAAGCCTGGCAGGCCCGCAACGACGACCCCCGCACCTGGGACGTCATCGGGACAGTGGAAAAGATTGCAGCGGACCACGGCGTCAGCGCCTCCCAGGTTGCACTGGCCTGGCTGACGGACCGGCCCGCCGTGACCTCCGTGATCCTCGGCGCCCGCACAACGGATCAGCTGGCGGACAACCTGGCCGCGGCAGACCTGGAACTCAGCCCCGAGGAAACCGGCCGGCTCACCGAGGCCAGCCAACCGCGCGTCGGCGTCTATCCGTACGGTCCGATGGCGCAGAACCAGCGCAGCCGGAAGATCGAGGGCGGAAGATAG
- a CDS encoding NAD-dependent epimerase/dehydratase family protein, whose amino-acid sequence MRIAVTGGSGKLGRHVVRRLSGDGHQVLNLDRAGERSPGLAIVDLRDYGQVLDVFLGLDDRHSGFDAVVHLGAIPAPGIVPDVATFENNMLSTYNVFQAARRAGIKKVVYASSETVLGLPFDVDPPYIPVDEEYPARPESTYSLVKHLEEQMAIELTRWDPELSIVGLRFSNVMDAEDYERFPSFDSDARLRKWNLWGYIDGRDGAQAVARALENGKPGFEAFIIANADTVMSRSSASLAAEVFPDVKVTKDLEEHETMLSIDKARRLLGFEPEHTWRTYHSNRTTPVED is encoded by the coding sequence ATGAGAATTGCAGTGACGGGTGGAAGCGGAAAGCTGGGCCGGCATGTCGTGCGCCGGCTCAGCGGGGACGGCCACCAGGTGTTGAACCTGGACCGTGCGGGCGAGCGAAGCCCGGGTCTGGCGATCGTCGACCTGCGTGACTATGGCCAGGTGCTGGATGTGTTCCTGGGCCTGGACGACCGGCACAGTGGCTTCGACGCCGTCGTGCATCTGGGGGCCATTCCAGCCCCCGGCATCGTCCCGGATGTGGCGACGTTCGAGAACAACATGCTTTCGACGTACAACGTGTTTCAGGCGGCCCGCCGGGCCGGCATCAAGAAGGTTGTCTACGCCTCAAGTGAGACGGTGCTGGGACTGCCGTTCGACGTCGACCCTCCGTACATCCCGGTGGATGAGGAATACCCGGCGCGGCCGGAAAGCACCTATTCGCTCGTGAAGCATTTGGAAGAGCAGATGGCCATCGAGTTGACGCGCTGGGACCCCGAGCTGAGCATCGTGGGGCTGCGGTTCTCCAACGTCATGGACGCGGAAGACTACGAACGGTTTCCGTCCTTCGACTCCGACGCCAGGCTGCGCAAGTGGAACCTTTGGGGTTACATCGATGGCCGCGACGGGGCACAGGCTGTGGCCCGGGCCCTTGAAAACGGCAAGCCGGGGTTCGAAGCATTCATCATCGCGAACGCGGACACGGTCATGAGCCGGTCCAGTGCCAGCCTGGCCGCAGAGGTATTCCCCGATGTGAAGGTGACCAAGGACCTGGAAGAGCACGAGACCATGCTCTCCATCGATAAGGCCAGGCGACTCCTGGGCTTCGAGCCTGAACACACTTGGCGCACCTACCATTCGAACCGCACCACCCCCGTCGAGGATTGA
- a CDS encoding FAD-binding oxidoreductase encodes MSTLWRVADVVSIMPETETARTIGLRVNGLNGNLAGQHIDIRLTADDGYSAVRSYSVARAGMDETLEITVDELANGEVSPYLVRELAVGDQLEIRGPVGGWFVWKPTDKNPVQLIAGGSGIVPLMSMIRAHQASENPSQFRLLYSLKSPEAGFYREELQTLGQESHKLVIDYAYTRKAPKDWPTAPQRLTAETLLANILPKDPTPDIFICGQTVFVETVAEWLVRAEYPAASIKTERFGGTGGTR; translated from the coding sequence ATGAGCACGCTATGGCGCGTGGCCGACGTCGTCAGCATCATGCCCGAAACGGAAACCGCCAGGACAATAGGGCTGCGGGTGAACGGCCTGAACGGCAACCTCGCCGGACAGCACATCGACATACGCCTCACCGCCGACGACGGGTACTCGGCCGTGCGCTCGTACTCTGTGGCAAGGGCAGGCATGGACGAAACCCTGGAGATTACCGTTGACGAATTGGCCAACGGAGAAGTCTCCCCCTATTTGGTCCGGGAACTGGCGGTCGGGGACCAGTTGGAGATCCGCGGGCCTGTGGGCGGCTGGTTCGTCTGGAAACCGACCGACAAGAACCCCGTTCAGCTAATTGCCGGAGGGTCCGGCATCGTGCCGCTCATGTCCATGATCCGAGCGCACCAGGCATCGGAAAATCCATCGCAGTTCCGGCTGCTCTATTCGCTCAAGTCGCCCGAAGCGGGCTTCTATCGGGAAGAACTCCAAACCTTGGGCCAAGAATCCCACAAGCTCGTCATCGACTACGCCTACACACGGAAGGCGCCGAAGGATTGGCCGACTGCTCCGCAAAGGCTCACGGCGGAAACCCTGCTGGCCAACATCTTGCCGAAGGACCCCACCCCGGACATCTTCATCTGTGGCCAGACCGTCTTCGTGGAAACAGTCGCGGAATGGCTCGTGCGAGCGGAATACCCCGCCGCCTCGATCAAGACCGAGCGCTTCGGCGGAACAGGAGGAACCCGGTGA
- a CDS encoding sulfite oxidase-like oxidoreductase — protein sequence MVGIISSGFHGRRQSGNPALPPGQYETGSFPVLTAGPAPRIPTDDWEFFITTEAGQRHAWSWAAFMALPQMDIETDIHCVTSWSKLGTRWRGVSLDSLFENVETNCRFTMAHSYGGYTTNVALADLLGGRAWVAWEFDGEPLERAHGGPARLLVPHLYFWKSAKWINGIELTQDDVPGFWESNGYHLHGDPWREERYS from the coding sequence ATGGTGGGCATCATCTCTTCTGGATTTCATGGAAGACGGCAGAGCGGAAATCCGGCGTTGCCACCGGGCCAATATGAGACCGGCAGCTTCCCGGTCCTTACCGCCGGCCCCGCTCCCCGGATCCCCACTGACGACTGGGAATTCTTCATCACCACTGAGGCAGGGCAACGCCATGCGTGGTCCTGGGCCGCCTTCATGGCGTTGCCCCAAATGGACATCGAAACGGACATCCACTGCGTGACCAGCTGGTCCAAGCTGGGCACGAGGTGGCGGGGAGTGTCCCTGGATTCTCTTTTTGAGAACGTGGAAACAAACTGCAGGTTCACGATGGCCCATTCCTACGGCGGATACACGACCAATGTCGCGCTCGCGGACCTTCTTGGCGGCCGGGCGTGGGTGGCCTGGGAATTCGACGGCGAACCGCTTGAACGCGCCCACGGCGGACCTGCCCGTCTCCTGGTGCCGCATTTGTACTTTTGGAAGAGCGCAAAATGGATCAACGGCATCGAGCTGACGCAGGATGACGTTCCTGGTTTCTGGGAATCCAACGGCTACCACCTCCACGGCGACCCGTGGCGGGAGGAGCGCTACTCATGA
- a CDS encoding DNA polymerase IV produces MTTGGVGGNPWVLHVDLDQFIAAVEVLRRPELAGKPIIVGGRGDPTERAVVSTASYEARAFGVGSGMPLRIAARKVPDAVILPVDQEAYLMASETVMATLRAQPGATVQVLGWDEAFVGVETQDPEAYARQVQAAVLARTQLHCSVGIGDTLVRAKVATGFGKPAGVFRLTAGNWLDVMGNLPTKELWGVGSRVSARLAKLGINTVAELAASDPQALVPEFGPKMGPWYAQLGRGDGTSVVDDTPWVARGHSRETTFQQDLSDPAQVEDAVRELAAHVLEDVVAEGRPVVGLTLKVRYAPFLTTTQGKKIPETFDRSEILARALELVAGIEAGRPIRLLGLRAEMAMPDDARKGHTPTRGGW; encoded by the coding sequence ATGACAACCGGTGGTGTGGGCGGAAACCCGTGGGTGCTGCACGTTGATCTCGACCAGTTCATCGCAGCGGTCGAAGTGCTCCGGCGGCCGGAGCTTGCGGGCAAACCGATCATTGTCGGAGGTCGCGGCGACCCCACGGAACGGGCTGTGGTGTCGACCGCGTCATACGAAGCCCGGGCGTTCGGCGTGGGTTCCGGAATGCCCTTACGGATTGCGGCGCGGAAAGTGCCCGACGCCGTGATCCTGCCCGTCGATCAGGAGGCCTACCTCATGGCGTCCGAAACGGTGATGGCTACCCTGCGCGCGCAGCCTGGCGCCACGGTGCAGGTGCTGGGTTGGGATGAAGCCTTTGTAGGGGTTGAGACGCAGGATCCGGAAGCCTACGCCCGGCAGGTGCAGGCCGCCGTCCTGGCGCGAACGCAGTTGCATTGCAGCGTCGGCATTGGCGACACCCTGGTCCGGGCCAAGGTCGCCACCGGGTTCGGAAAGCCGGCCGGCGTCTTCCGGCTCACCGCCGGGAATTGGCTCGATGTCATGGGCAACCTGCCCACCAAGGAGCTGTGGGGTGTCGGAAGCAGGGTGTCGGCCCGGCTGGCCAAACTCGGCATCAACACAGTCGCCGAGCTCGCTGCGTCCGACCCCCAGGCCCTGGTCCCTGAATTCGGCCCCAAAATGGGTCCTTGGTACGCGCAGCTCGGACGAGGCGACGGCACCAGCGTAGTGGACGACACCCCCTGGGTTGCCCGCGGGCATAGCCGCGAGACCACCTTCCAGCAGGACCTCAGCGATCCGGCCCAGGTGGAGGACGCTGTACGGGAACTGGCAGCGCATGTCCTCGAGGATGTTGTGGCCGAGGGCAGGCCCGTCGTTGGGCTGACCCTGAAGGTCCGGTACGCGCCGTTCTTGACTACGACCCAGGGGAAGAAGATTCCAGAGACCTTTGATCGGAGCGAAATCCTCGCGCGGGCCTTGGAGCTCGTGGCCGGAATCGAGGCGGGCCGCCCGATCCGACTTCTGGGCCTGCGTGCCGAAATGGCAATGCCGGACGATGCCCGAAAGGGACATACGCCCACGCGCGGCGGCTGGTGA
- a CDS encoding heavy metal-responsive transcriptional regulator yields MRIGEAAQAAGMTSKALRFYEEHGLLPAAKRSANGYRDYTSETINRLDFIRRGRAAGLALSQIREILLLRDAGRAPCTHVRDLLAGQLADLDAQIAELVALRATVADFHAVAAAADPDACDAERICSYL; encoded by the coding sequence GTGCGAATCGGTGAAGCCGCCCAAGCGGCGGGTATGACGAGCAAGGCCTTGAGGTTCTACGAAGAGCATGGGCTGTTGCCGGCTGCGAAACGGTCTGCCAACGGATATCGCGATTACACAAGCGAAACCATCAACAGGCTCGACTTCATTCGCCGCGGTCGCGCCGCGGGACTGGCCTTGTCACAGATCCGCGAAATCCTGCTTCTCCGGGATGCGGGCCGCGCCCCTTGCACCCATGTGCGCGACCTCTTGGCCGGTCAGTTGGCCGACCTCGACGCACAGATCGCCGAACTCGTCGCGCTGCGCGCCACCGTGGCCGATTTCCACGCCGTCGCCGCTGCTGCGGACCCGGATGCGTGCGACGCCGAACGGATCTGCAGCTACCTCTGA
- a CDS encoding dihydrofolate reductase family protein — MGIIVVDLFSTLDGVYQAPGGPDEDREGGFEFGGWQAPYFDKESGEAIGAGIERLDALLLGRKTYDIFAGFWPTAPADDPIATRFNTVPKYVASHTLTDPLWTGTTVLTDVASEVRGIRERHDETHVIGSGDLLQTLLTADLVDRLNLWLYPVTFGTGKRIFRDGTIPAAFAVTQQPRAFPKGAVWLVYERAGDLVTGVDIEAERAQT; from the coding sequence ATGGGAATCATCGTGGTCGACTTGTTCAGCACCCTTGACGGTGTCTACCAGGCGCCCGGCGGACCAGACGAAGATCGCGAGGGCGGCTTCGAGTTCGGCGGCTGGCAGGCACCATACTTCGACAAAGAGTCCGGCGAGGCGATCGGCGCGGGCATCGAACGCCTCGACGCACTTCTCCTCGGCCGGAAGACGTACGACATCTTCGCCGGGTTCTGGCCAACCGCACCGGCCGATGACCCGATCGCGACCCGCTTCAACACCGTGCCGAAATATGTCGCATCACACACACTGACCGACCCCCTTTGGACCGGGACAACGGTGCTGACGGATGTCGCATCCGAGGTCCGTGGGATCCGCGAACGCCATGACGAGACGCACGTCATCGGCAGCGGCGACCTCCTTCAGACCCTCCTCACCGCGGATCTCGTCGACCGGTTGAATCTCTGGCTGTACCCGGTGACCTTCGGCACGGGCAAGCGGATCTTCCGGGACGGTACGATTCCAGCCGCCTTCGCGGTCACCCAGCAGCCCCGGGCCTTCCCGAAGGGCGCGGTTTGGCTCGTCTACGAGCGCGCGGGCGACCTGGTCACGGGCGTCGACATCGAGGCGGAGCGCGCGCAGACATGA
- the arfB gene encoding alternative ribosome rescue aminoacyl-tRNA hydrolase ArfB has translation MDLEVSPALTIPTSELGWRFSRSSGPGGQHVNTSDSRVELSWNVADSVALSDDQRLLLVTRLGPRLIAGVITVAASEQRSQLRNREIALAKLSRLVAEGLAPEAAARRASKPTRSSKRRHRVAKEHRAATKQQRKRPSAE, from the coding sequence ATGGATCTCGAAGTGTCACCTGCGCTCACGATTCCGACGTCGGAACTCGGCTGGCGGTTCTCCCGCTCGTCAGGGCCTGGCGGTCAACACGTCAACACCTCGGACAGCCGCGTCGAACTGTCATGGAATGTCGCCGACTCGGTAGCGCTTTCCGATGACCAACGGCTGCTGTTGGTCACGCGTCTTGGACCCCGTCTCATCGCCGGGGTGATCACAGTGGCCGCCTCCGAGCAGCGGTCCCAGTTGCGGAATCGCGAAATCGCACTGGCCAAGCTCTCGCGCCTCGTGGCGGAGGGTCTTGCTCCCGAAGCGGCTGCCCGACGGGCGAGCAAACCCACCCGGAGCTCGAAGCGCCGGCACCGGGTCGCAAAGGAACACCGGGCGGCGACGAAACAACAACGGAAACGACCGTCCGCCGAGTAG
- the trxA gene encoding thioredoxin has protein sequence MSRTKEVTDASFDAEVLKSAKPVVVEFWAVWSGPCTRLTPVLEQLAVEYADKIDVVKVNVDENPETAGAFGISSVPSVFLFKDGERRISVIGVGAKRYFEMEFAEYLR, from the coding sequence ATGTCAAGAACCAAAGAAGTCACTGACGCGTCCTTCGACGCCGAAGTGCTGAAGTCGGCCAAACCCGTCGTCGTGGAATTCTGGGCGGTTTGGTCGGGACCCTGCACCAGGCTTACGCCTGTCCTTGAACAGCTCGCGGTCGAATACGCTGACAAAATCGACGTTGTCAAAGTCAATGTCGATGAGAATCCCGAAACCGCGGGTGCCTTCGGGATCAGCTCTGTTCCGTCGGTGTTCTTGTTCAAGGACGGCGAACGAAGAATCTCCGTGATCGGCGTCGGGGCGAAGCGGTACTTCGAGATGGAATTCGCTGAATACTTGCGCTAG
- a CDS encoding DUF6510 family protein, producing MSGNNGSDSPDATDPGLEDQDIAGRVANAIPHLDGNAVAGPLWELFRFDIVAAIGRCRHCGAVRAFGETMVYVDAPGIVVRCASCEGVLLRLVETPTRYWLDVSGLSYLQIDREV from the coding sequence GTGAGTGGCAACAACGGCTCCGATTCCCCGGACGCTACGGATCCGGGCCTCGAGGATCAGGACATCGCCGGACGCGTAGCCAATGCAATACCCCACCTGGACGGAAACGCGGTGGCAGGACCGCTCTGGGAACTGTTCCGCTTCGATATCGTTGCCGCGATCGGACGGTGCAGGCATTGCGGCGCGGTCCGCGCCTTCGGGGAGACGATGGTGTACGTTGACGCTCCGGGAATCGTCGTGCGCTGCGCTTCCTGTGAGGGCGTGCTGCTGCGCCTCGTGGAGACGCCCACACGGTACTGGCTCGATGTGAGCGGACTCAGCTATCTGCAAATCGACCGAGAGGTTTAA